In one Cupriavidus taiwanensis genomic region, the following are encoded:
- the aceE gene encoding pyruvate dehydrogenase (acetyl-transferring), homodimeric type: MSAVPEQILGASSANDADPQETHEWLDALQGVLAAEGPARAAFLIDKQIEYARVNGVTQPFHAETQYINTIPVEQQARIPGDQDIEHRIRSYTRWNAMAMVLRANKHTNVGGHISSFASAATLYDVGYNHFWRAPSEQSGGDLVFVQGHSAPGVYSRAFLLGRLSQDQLDNFRQEVDGKGISSYPHPWLMPDFWQFPTVSMGLGPIMAIYQARFMKYLDSRGLAKAGDRKVWAFLGDGETDEPESLGAIGMAGREKLDNLVFVINCNLQRLDGPVRGNGKIIQELESEFRGAGWNVIKVVWGSKWDALLARDTKGLLMKRMMDCVDGEYQTMKAKDGAYVREHFFNTPELKAMVADWSDEDIWRLNRGGHDPHKIYAAYKAASEHKGQPTLILAKTIKGYGMGDAGQAMNVAHQQKKMPVDAIRKFRDQFNIPVADDKLEEVPYITFEEGSKELEYMRQARMNLGGYLPARRQKAEALAVPELKAFEALLKATGEGREVSTTMAFVRILNTLLKDKQIGKHVVPIVPDESRTFGMEGLFRQVGIWNQEGQKYVPEDHDQLMFYKESQTGQVLQEGINEAGAMCDWIAAATSYSTHGVQMIPFYIYYSMFGIQRIGDLCWAAADMRSRGFLLGGTAGRTTLNGEGLQHEDGHSHVFHAVIPNCISYDPTFQYELAVIMQDGLRRMYAEQEDVYYYLTVMNENYEHPEMPAGVERDIVKGMYQFRKGVENSNAPRVQLLGSGTIFREVIAAADLLKKDWGVESDLWGCPSFTELARDGQAAERFNLLHPAETQREAFVTQKLKSARGPVIASTDYVRTFAEQIRPYVPRRYVVLGTDGFGRSDTREKLRHFFEVDRYWVTLAALKALADEGAIGRDKVAEAIKKYNLDPNKPNPMSV, from the coding sequence ATGTCCGCCGTACCAGAGCAGATCCTCGGCGCCTCGAGCGCCAACGACGCCGATCCCCAGGAAACCCATGAATGGCTCGACGCCCTGCAGGGCGTGCTGGCCGCGGAAGGTCCGGCGCGCGCCGCCTTCCTGATCGACAAGCAGATCGAATACGCCCGCGTCAATGGCGTGACCCAGCCGTTCCACGCCGAGACCCAGTACATCAACACCATCCCGGTCGAGCAGCAGGCGCGCATCCCCGGCGACCAGGACATCGAGCACCGGATCCGCTCGTACACCCGCTGGAACGCCATGGCGATGGTGCTGCGCGCCAACAAGCACACCAATGTCGGCGGACATATCTCGTCGTTTGCCTCGGCGGCCACGCTGTACGACGTCGGCTACAACCACTTCTGGCGCGCCCCCTCGGAACAGAGCGGCGGCGACCTGGTCTTCGTGCAGGGCCACTCGGCTCCGGGCGTGTACTCGCGCGCCTTCCTGCTTGGCCGCCTGAGCCAGGACCAGCTCGACAACTTCCGCCAGGAAGTCGATGGCAAGGGCATCTCGTCGTACCCGCACCCGTGGCTGATGCCGGATTTCTGGCAGTTCCCGACGGTGTCGATGGGCCTGGGCCCGATCATGGCCATCTACCAGGCCCGCTTCATGAAGTACCTGGACAGCCGCGGCCTGGCCAAGGCCGGTGACCGCAAGGTGTGGGCCTTCCTGGGCGACGGCGAGACCGATGAGCCGGAATCGCTGGGCGCGATCGGCATGGCCGGCCGCGAGAAGCTCGACAACCTGGTCTTCGTCATCAACTGCAACCTGCAGCGCCTGGACGGCCCGGTGCGCGGCAACGGCAAGATCATCCAGGAACTGGAGTCCGAGTTCCGCGGCGCCGGCTGGAACGTGATCAAGGTGGTGTGGGGCAGCAAGTGGGATGCGCTGCTGGCGCGCGACACCAAGGGCCTGCTGATGAAACGCATGATGGATTGCGTGGACGGCGAGTACCAGACCATGAAGGCCAAGGACGGCGCCTACGTGCGCGAGCACTTCTTCAACACGCCCGAGCTGAAGGCGATGGTCGCCGACTGGTCCGACGAGGACATCTGGCGCCTGAACCGCGGCGGCCACGACCCGCACAAGATCTACGCCGCCTACAAGGCCGCGAGCGAGCACAAGGGCCAGCCCACGCTGATCCTGGCCAAGACCATCAAGGGCTATGGCATGGGCGACGCCGGCCAGGCCATGAACGTCGCGCACCAGCAGAAGAAGATGCCGGTCGACGCGATCCGCAAGTTCCGCGACCAGTTCAATATCCCGGTCGCCGACGACAAGCTGGAAGAAGTGCCGTACATCACCTTCGAGGAAGGCTCGAAGGAACTGGAATACATGCGCCAGGCGCGCATGAACCTGGGCGGCTACCTGCCGGCCCGCCGCCAGAAGGCCGAAGCGCTGGCGGTGCCCGAGCTGAAGGCGTTCGAGGCGCTGCTCAAGGCCACCGGCGAGGGCCGCGAAGTGTCCACCACCATGGCCTTCGTGCGGATCCTGAACACGCTGCTGAAGGACAAGCAGATCGGCAAGCACGTGGTGCCGATCGTCCCGGACGAGTCGCGCACCTTCGGCATGGAAGGCCTGTTCCGCCAGGTCGGCATCTGGAACCAGGAAGGCCAGAAGTACGTGCCGGAAGACCATGACCAGCTGATGTTCTACAAGGAATCGCAGACTGGCCAGGTGCTGCAGGAAGGCATCAACGAAGCCGGCGCCATGTGCGACTGGATCGCCGCCGCCACGTCGTACTCGACCCACGGCGTGCAGATGATCCCGTTCTACATCTATTACTCGATGTTCGGCATCCAGCGCATCGGCGACCTGTGCTGGGCCGCCGCCGACATGCGCTCGCGCGGCTTCCTGCTGGGCGGCACTGCCGGCCGCACCACGCTGAACGGCGAAGGCCTGCAGCATGAAGACGGCCATTCGCACGTGTTCCACGCGGTCATCCCCAACTGCATCTCGTACGACCCGACCTTCCAGTACGAACTGGCGGTGATCATGCAGGACGGCCTGCGCCGCATGTATGCCGAGCAGGAAGACGTCTACTACTACCTGACGGTGATGAACGAGAACTACGAGCATCCGGAAATGCCGGCTGGCGTAGAGCGGGACATCGTCAAGGGCATGTACCAGTTCCGCAAGGGTGTCGAGAACAGCAACGCGCCGCGCGTGCAGCTGCTGGGCTCGGGCACGATCTTCCGCGAGGTGATCGCCGCCGCCGACCTGCTGAAGAAGGACTGGGGCGTCGAGTCCGACCTGTGGGGCTGCCCGAGCTTCACCGAGCTGGCGCGCGACGGCCAGGCCGCCGAGCGCTTCAACCTGCTGCACCCGGCCGAGACCCAGCGCGAAGCCTTTGTCACGCAGAAGCTCAAGTCGGCGCGCGGTCCGGTGATTGCCTCGACCGACTACGTGCGCACCTTCGCCGAGCAGATCCGTCCGTATGTGCCGCGCCGCTACGTGGTGCTGGGCACCGACGGCTTCGGCCGCTCGGACACGCGCGAGAAGCTGCGCCACTTCTTCGAAGTGGACCGCTACTGGGTCACGCTGGCCGCGCTCAAGGCGCTGGCCGACGAGGGCGCGATCGGGCGCGACAAGGTCGCCGAGGCCATCAAGAAGTACAACCTCGACCCGAACAAGCCCAACCCGATGTCGGTCTGA
- the aceF gene encoding dihydrolipoyllysine-residue acetyltransferase — protein sequence MSQAIEIKVPDIGDYDAVPVIEVHVKPGDSINAEDALVTLESDKATMDVPSPQAGVVKDVKIKVGDNVAEGSVLVMLEPAGQAAAAPAPAPAAAPAPAPAAAPAAAAPAPAPAPAPAAAPAGAGGTIEVKVPDIGDYDAVPVIEVHVKPGDTISAEDAVVTLESDKATMDVPSPQGGVVKEVKVKVGDNVSEGTLLLILEGAAAAAAAPAAAAAAPAPAASAPAPAPAPAAAPAPVPAAAAAAAAPAAAGATGKAAHASPSVRKFARELGVDVSRVPGTGPKGRITQEDVQNYVKGVMTGQAAAPAQAAAAGAGGGELGLLPWPKVDFTRFGEVESKALSRIKKISGANLHRNWVMIPHVTNHDEADITELEAFRVQLNKENEKAGIKVTMLAFMIKATVAALKKFPNFNASLDGDNLVLKKYFNIGFAADTPNGLVVPVIKDADKKGVLEISQEMSELAKLAREGKLKPDQMQGGCFSISSLGGIGGTYFTPIINAPEVAIMGVCKSYLKPVWDGKQFAPRLTLPLSLSWDHRVIDGAEAARFNTYFAQLLADFRRILL from the coding sequence ATGAGTCAAGCGATTGAAATCAAGGTGCCGGATATCGGCGACTATGACGCCGTTCCCGTCATTGAAGTGCATGTAAAACCCGGCGACAGCATCAACGCGGAAGACGCGCTGGTGACGCTGGAGTCGGACAAGGCCACCATGGACGTGCCCTCGCCGCAGGCCGGCGTGGTCAAGGACGTCAAGATCAAGGTGGGCGACAACGTCGCCGAAGGCTCGGTACTGGTGATGCTGGAACCGGCCGGCCAGGCCGCTGCCGCACCCGCGCCCGCACCGGCTGCTGCTCCGGCTCCCGCTCCCGCTGCGGCACCTGCCGCGGCCGCGCCGGCCCCTGCGCCCGCGCCGGCTCCCGCCGCGGCGCCGGCCGGCGCTGGTGGCACCATCGAAGTCAAGGTGCCGGATATCGGCGACTATGACGCCGTGCCCGTGATCGAAGTCCACGTCAAGCCGGGCGACACCATCAGCGCGGAAGACGCGGTGGTGACGCTGGAATCGGACAAGGCCACCATGGACGTGCCCTCGCCGCAGGGCGGCGTGGTCAAGGAAGTCAAGGTCAAGGTCGGCGACAACGTGTCGGAAGGCACGCTGCTGCTGATCCTGGAAGGCGCCGCGGCAGCCGCGGCCGCACCGGCCGCTGCGGCCGCGGCGCCGGCACCGGCTGCCAGCGCGCCCGCCCCGGCGCCGGCTCCGGCGGCCGCGCCTGCGCCCGTGCCGGCCGCCGCTGCTGCGGCGGCTGCGCCGGCCGCCGCCGGCGCAACCGGCAAGGCCGCCCACGCCAGTCCCTCGGTGCGCAAGTTCGCGCGCGAGCTGGGCGTCGATGTCTCGCGCGTGCCCGGCACCGGCCCCAAGGGCCGCATCACCCAGGAAGACGTGCAGAACTACGTCAAGGGCGTGATGACCGGCCAGGCCGCCGCGCCGGCACAGGCTGCCGCCGCCGGCGCCGGTGGTGGCGAGCTGGGCCTGCTGCCGTGGCCGAAGGTCGATTTCACCCGCTTCGGCGAAGTCGAAAGCAAGGCGCTGTCGCGCATCAAGAAGATCTCGGGTGCCAACCTGCACCGCAACTGGGTCATGATCCCGCACGTCACCAACCATGACGAAGCGGACATCACCGAGCTCGAGGCCTTCCGCGTCCAGCTGAACAAGGAAAACGAGAAGGCCGGCATCAAGGTGACCATGCTGGCGTTCATGATCAAGGCCACGGTCGCGGCGCTGAAGAAGTTCCCGAACTTCAATGCCTCGCTCGACGGCGACAACCTGGTGCTGAAGAAGTACTTCAACATCGGCTTCGCCGCGGATACCCCGAACGGCCTGGTCGTGCCGGTGATCAAGGACGCCGACAAGAAGGGCGTGCTCGAGATCAGCCAGGAAATGAGCGAGCTGGCCAAGCTGGCGCGCGAGGGCAAGCTCAAGCCCGACCAGATGCAGGGCGGCTGCTTCTCGATCTCGTCGCTGGGCGGCATCGGCGGCACGTACTTCACGCCGATCATCAATGCGCCCGAAGTGGCGATCATGGGCGTGTGCAAGTCGTACCTGAAGCCGGTGTGGGACGGCAAGCAGTTCGCGCCGCGCCTGACGCTGCCGCTGTCGCTGTCGTGGGACCATCGCGTCATCGACGGTGCCGAGGCCGCGCGCTTCAACACCTACTTCGCGCAACTGCTGGCGGACTTCCGCCGCATCCTGCTCTAA
- a CDS encoding MFS transporter, with the protein MTTCVVVRKGAEVAIAADALVTFGDTRLSRAYERNQKVFPVGDGFIALAGTTAHFPVMRTLLAGLGDECRLGSRDDVFRTFLKVHEKLKSDYFVNTKEDDDDPYESSQIVCLIANPAGIFGVYSYREVFSFDRFWGIGSGRNYALGAMHAVYDRPDLGAGEIARIGVDAGVEFDKSSAGPIEVHTVRLHEQDAAAAPDEDDGAGGNPATGNAATNNDGAP; encoded by the coding sequence ATGACTACCTGTGTTGTCGTCAGGAAGGGCGCCGAGGTGGCGATCGCGGCGGACGCGCTCGTGACCTTCGGCGATACGCGCCTGTCGCGCGCGTACGAGCGCAACCAGAAAGTGTTTCCGGTGGGCGACGGCTTTATCGCGCTGGCCGGGACCACCGCGCACTTCCCGGTGATGCGCACGCTGCTGGCGGGGCTCGGCGACGAGTGCCGGCTGGGCTCGCGCGACGACGTCTTCCGCACCTTCCTGAAGGTGCACGAGAAGCTGAAGTCGGACTACTTCGTCAACACCAAGGAAGACGATGACGACCCCTACGAGTCGTCGCAGATCGTATGCCTGATCGCCAATCCGGCGGGCATCTTCGGCGTCTACTCGTATCGCGAGGTGTTTTCGTTCGATCGCTTCTGGGGCATCGGCTCTGGCCGCAACTACGCGCTGGGCGCGATGCACGCGGTCTATGACCGGCCGGACCTTGGCGCGGGCGAAATCGCGCGCATCGGCGTCGATGCCGGCGTGGAATTCGACAAGAGTTCGGCGGGGCCGATCGAGGTGCATACCGTGCGGCTGCACGAGCAGGACGCCGCGGCGGCACCGGACGAGGACGATGGCGCGGGCGGCAATCCGGCGACCGGCAACGCAGCAACCAACAACGATGGCGCGCCCTGA
- the lpdA gene encoding dihydrolipoyl dehydrogenase — translation MSVIEVKVPDIGDFDAVEVIEVLVKAGDTVEVEQSLIVLESDKASMDVPSSAAGKVVDVKVKVGDKVGQGAVICTIEAQAGAAAAPAPAPAPAPAQAPAPAPAAAPAPAAASHAGGADIQCEMLVLGAGPGGYSAAFRAADLGMNTVLVERYGTLGGVCLNVGCIPSKALLHNAAVIDEAKALAAHGILFGEAKIDLDGLRHYKNQVVGKLTGGLAGMAKARKVQVVRGVGNFLDPHHLEVELTEGEGKQTTGKKTVIRFDKAIIAAGSQAVKLPFIPEDPRIVDSTGALELPEVPNKMLVIGGGIIGLEMATVYSTLGADIDVVEMLPGLMNGADRDLVKVWEKKNKDRFGKVMLNTKTVAVEARPDGIYVRFEGEQAPAEAQRYDLVLVSVGRSPNGKRISAEKAGVAVTERGFIDVDKQMRTNVPHIYAIGDIVGQPMLAHKAVHEAHVAAEAAHGEKAFFDAKQIPSVAFTDPEVAWAGLTEDECKARGIKYSKGVFPWAASGRAIANGRDEGFTKLIFDEETHRVIGGGIVGTHAGDLISEVCLAIEMGADAVDIGKTIHPHPTLGESIGMAAEIYEGTCTDVPPPRKR, via the coding sequence ATGAGTGTGATCGAAGTCAAGGTGCCGGATATCGGCGATTTCGACGCGGTGGAAGTGATCGAGGTGCTGGTCAAGGCCGGCGACACGGTCGAGGTGGAACAGTCCCTGATCGTGCTGGAATCCGACAAGGCCAGCATGGACGTGCCGTCGTCGGCTGCCGGCAAGGTGGTCGACGTCAAGGTCAAGGTCGGCGACAAGGTGGGCCAGGGCGCGGTGATCTGCACCATCGAGGCCCAGGCAGGCGCGGCCGCTGCGCCTGCCCCCGCACCGGCCCCGGCGCCCGCGCAAGCCCCGGCGCCGGCCCCCGCGGCGGCGCCGGCTCCCGCCGCCGCCAGCCACGCGGGCGGTGCCGATATCCAGTGCGAGATGCTGGTGCTGGGGGCCGGTCCCGGCGGCTACTCGGCCGCCTTCCGCGCCGCCGACCTGGGCATGAATACCGTGCTGGTGGAGCGCTACGGCACCCTCGGCGGGGTCTGCCTGAACGTGGGCTGCATCCCGTCCAAGGCGCTGCTGCACAACGCCGCGGTGATCGACGAAGCCAAGGCGCTGGCCGCCCACGGCATCCTGTTCGGCGAAGCCAAGATCGACCTGGACGGCCTGCGCCACTACAAGAACCAGGTGGTCGGCAAGCTGACCGGCGGCCTGGCCGGCATGGCCAAGGCGCGCAAGGTGCAGGTGGTGCGCGGGGTCGGCAATTTCCTCGACCCGCATCACCTTGAAGTGGAACTGACCGAAGGCGAAGGCAAGCAGACCACCGGCAAGAAGACCGTGATCCGCTTCGACAAGGCCATCATTGCCGCCGGCAGCCAGGCGGTGAAGCTGCCCTTCATTCCGGAAGACCCGCGCATCGTCGACTCGACCGGCGCGCTGGAGTTGCCGGAAGTGCCCAACAAGATGCTGGTGATCGGCGGCGGCATCATCGGCCTGGAAATGGCCACGGTGTACAGCACGCTGGGCGCCGACATCGATGTCGTCGAAATGCTGCCGGGCCTGATGAACGGTGCCGACCGCGACCTGGTCAAGGTCTGGGAAAAGAAGAACAAGGACCGCTTCGGCAAGGTGATGCTGAACACCAAAACGGTCGCGGTGGAAGCCAGGCCGGATGGCATCTACGTCAGGTTCGAGGGCGAGCAGGCGCCGGCCGAGGCGCAGCGCTATGATCTGGTGCTGGTGTCGGTGGGCCGTTCGCCCAACGGCAAGCGCATCAGCGCCGAGAAGGCCGGCGTTGCCGTGACCGAGCGTGGCTTTATCGACGTCGACAAGCAGATGCGCACCAACGTGCCGCATATCTACGCGATCGGCGATATCGTCGGACAGCCGATGCTGGCGCACAAGGCCGTGCACGAAGCCCACGTGGCCGCGGAAGCCGCGCATGGCGAGAAGGCGTTCTTCGACGCCAAGCAGATTCCGTCGGTGGCCTTCACCGATCCGGAAGTGGCGTGGGCCGGCCTGACCGAGGACGAGTGCAAGGCCAGGGGCATCAAGTACAGCAAGGGCGTGTTCCCCTGGGCGGCTTCGGGCCGCGCCATCGCCAACGGCCGCGACGAGGGCTTCACCAAGCTGATCTTCGACGAGGAAACGCATCGCGTGATCGGCGGCGGCATCGTCGGCACGCATGCCGGCGACCTGATCAGCGAAGTGTGCCTGGCGATCGAGATGGGCGCCGACGCGGTGGATATCGGCAAGACCATCCATCCGCACCCGACGCTGGGCGAGTCGATCGGCATGGCGGCGGAGATCTACGAAGGCACGTGCACGGACGTGCCGCCCCCGCGCAAGCGTTGA
- a CDS encoding SLC13 family permease, producing the protein MSSHAISISVLGLMFIIATVLPINMGALAFVGAFLVGTLVAAMPAKAILAGFPVDLFLTLVGITYLFAVAQNNGTIDWLVRLAVRAVGGRIAAIPWIMFMIAALLTSVGAVSPAAVAIIAPIALGFAARYGINPLLMGLMVIHGAQGGGFSPISIYGGITNKIVQKAGLPLNEMATAFASLGVNLAVAAGLFVALGGLRLMRQSAPAAAQPVAGGVLAMGAPFGARTVPAQGAQIYGDAEAEAGMEEQKTMARDRAALLGSEPEAAAEAPAGLYQYLTVAGLAALAVLTLYFKLDIGFVSLTIALLLTLMAPELQKRALSQVSWPEIMLIVGVSTFVGVMDKMGTIDFVGHSVAGLTSPLMAALLLCVVGAVVSAFASSTAVLGSLIPLAVPFLQQGSDVSAIGFIAAMAVSSTIVDVSPFSTNGALVLANAQGVDRQAFFRTLLIYGALVTVIAPVVLWLVFVVL; encoded by the coding sequence ATGTCGTCACACGCCATTTCCATCTCGGTGCTGGGCCTGATGTTTATCATCGCCACGGTATTGCCAATCAACATGGGCGCACTTGCCTTTGTCGGTGCCTTCCTGGTCGGCACGCTGGTCGCGGCCATGCCGGCCAAGGCTATCCTTGCCGGTTTCCCCGTCGACCTGTTCCTGACCCTGGTCGGCATCACCTACCTGTTCGCCGTGGCGCAGAACAACGGCACCATCGACTGGCTGGTGCGGCTCGCGGTGCGCGCCGTGGGCGGCAGGATCGCCGCCATTCCATGGATCATGTTCATGATCGCGGCGCTGCTGACGTCGGTCGGCGCGGTCAGCCCGGCGGCGGTGGCCATCATCGCGCCGATTGCGCTGGGCTTCGCCGCGCGCTATGGCATCAACCCGCTGCTGATGGGCCTGATGGTCATCCACGGCGCGCAGGGTGGCGGCTTCTCGCCGATCAGCATCTATGGCGGCATCACCAACAAGATCGTGCAGAAGGCCGGGCTGCCGCTCAATGAGATGGCGACGGCATTCGCCAGCCTGGGCGTGAACCTGGCCGTGGCCGCCGGTCTCTTCGTTGCGCTGGGCGGGCTGCGCCTGATGCGGCAGTCGGCACCGGCGGCGGCACAGCCGGTCGCCGGCGGCGTGCTGGCCATGGGGGCGCCGTTCGGCGCGCGCACCGTGCCGGCACAGGGGGCGCAGATCTACGGCGATGCGGAAGCCGAGGCCGGCATGGAAGAGCAGAAGACGATGGCGCGCGACCGCGCTGCGCTGCTCGGCAGCGAACCGGAAGCCGCCGCCGAAGCCCCTGCCGGGCTCTACCAGTACCTGACCGTGGCCGGCCTGGCCGCGCTGGCGGTGCTGACGCTCTATTTCAAGCTCGATATCGGCTTTGTCTCGCTGACCATCGCGCTGCTGCTCACGCTGATGGCGCCGGAACTGCAGAAGCGCGCGCTGAGCCAGGTGTCGTGGCCCGAGATCATGCTGATCGTCGGCGTCAGCACCTTCGTCGGGGTGATGGACAAGATGGGCACCATCGACTTCGTCGGCCACAGCGTCGCCGGCCTGACGTCCCCGCTGATGGCCGCGCTGCTGCTGTGCGTGGTGGGCGCGGTGGTGTCGGCCTTCGCCTCGTCGACTGCCGTGCTGGGTTCGCTGATCCCGCTGGCGGTGCCGTTCCTGCAGCAGGGCTCGGACGTGAGCGCCATCGGCTTTATCGCCGCGATGGCCGTGTCCTCCACCATCGTCGACGTCAGCCCGTTCTCGACCAATGGCGCGCTGGTGCTCGCCAACGCGCAGGGCGTGGACCGGCAGGCCTTCTTCCGCACGCTGCTGATCTATGGCGCGCTGGTCACCGTGATCGCGCCGGTGGTGTTGTGGCTCGTCTTCGTCGTGCTGTGA
- the acs gene encoding acetate--CoA ligase has translation MKLLESVMPAQQGIWPARTPARPAAIPSMDAYRALCDEAERDYEGFWARHARELLHWNKPFTKVLDESNAPFYKWFEDGQLNASYNCLDRNLQNGNADKVAIVFEADDGAVSRVTYRELHAKVCRLANGLKTLGIKKGDRVVIYMPMSVEGVVAMQACARLGATHSVVFGGFSAKSLQERLVDVGAVALITADEQMRGGKALPLKAIADDALALGGCEAVRNVIVYRRTGGNVGWTEGRDRWLDEVCANQPDTCEAEPVGAEHPLFVLYTSGSTGKPKGVQHSTGGYLLWALMTMKWTFDIKPDDLFWCTADIGWVTGHTYIAYGPLAAGATQVVFEGVPTYPNAGRFWDMIARHQVSIFYTAPTAIRSLIKAAEADEKIHPKQYDLSSLRLLGTVGEPINPEAWMWYYKNVGNENCPIVDTFWQTETGGHMITPLPGATPLVPGSCTLPLPGIMAAIVDETGHDVPNGNGGILVVKRPWPAMIRTIWGDPERFKKSYFPEELGGKLYLAGDGSIRDKDTGYFTIMGRIDDVLNVSGHRMGTMEIESALVANPLVAEAAVVGRPDDMTGEAICAFVVLKRARPSGDEAVKIATELRNWVGKEIGPIAKPRDIRFGDNLPKTRSGKIMRRLLRSLAKGEEITQDTSTLENPAILEQLGQSS, from the coding sequence ATGAAACTGCTTGAATCCGTCATGCCCGCCCAGCAGGGCATCTGGCCGGCGCGAACCCCGGCCCGGCCGGCCGCCATTCCCAGCATGGACGCCTACCGCGCCCTGTGCGACGAGGCCGAGCGGGACTACGAGGGCTTCTGGGCCCGCCACGCCCGCGAGCTGCTGCACTGGAACAAGCCCTTCACCAAGGTGCTGGACGAGAGCAATGCGCCGTTCTACAAGTGGTTCGAGGACGGCCAGCTCAATGCCTCCTACAACTGCCTGGACCGCAACCTGCAGAACGGCAACGCCGACAAGGTCGCGATCGTGTTCGAGGCCGATGACGGCGCCGTCAGCCGCGTCACCTACCGCGAGCTGCATGCGAAGGTGTGCCGGCTGGCCAATGGCCTGAAGACGCTTGGCATCAAAAAGGGCGACCGCGTGGTGATCTACATGCCGATGTCGGTCGAGGGCGTGGTCGCGATGCAGGCCTGCGCGCGCCTGGGCGCCACGCACTCGGTGGTGTTCGGCGGCTTCTCGGCCAAGTCGCTGCAGGAGCGGCTGGTCGACGTGGGCGCGGTGGCGCTGATCACCGCCGACGAGCAGATGCGCGGCGGCAAGGCGCTGCCGCTGAAGGCCATCGCCGACGACGCGCTGGCGCTGGGCGGCTGCGAGGCCGTCAGGAACGTGATCGTCTACCGCCGCACCGGCGGCAATGTCGGCTGGACCGAGGGCCGCGACCGCTGGCTCGACGAGGTCTGCGCCAACCAGCCCGATACCTGCGAGGCCGAGCCGGTCGGCGCCGAGCACCCGCTGTTCGTGCTCTATACCTCCGGCTCCACCGGCAAGCCCAAGGGCGTGCAGCACAGCACCGGCGGCTACCTGCTGTGGGCGCTGATGACGATGAAGTGGACCTTCGACATCAAGCCCGACGACCTGTTCTGGTGTACCGCCGACATCGGCTGGGTCACCGGCCACACCTATATCGCCTACGGCCCGCTGGCCGCCGGCGCCACCCAGGTGGTATTCGAGGGCGTGCCGACCTATCCGAACGCCGGCCGCTTCTGGGACATGATCGCGCGCCACCAGGTCAGCATCTTCTACACCGCGCCGACCGCGATCCGCTCGCTGATCAAGGCGGCCGAGGCCGACGAGAAGATCCACCCGAAGCAATACGACCTGTCCAGCCTGCGCCTGCTCGGCACCGTGGGCGAGCCGATCAACCCGGAGGCGTGGATGTGGTACTACAAGAACGTCGGCAATGAGAACTGCCCGATCGTCGACACCTTCTGGCAGACCGAGACCGGCGGCCACATGATCACGCCGCTGCCGGGCGCGACGCCGCTGGTGCCGGGCTCGTGCACGCTGCCGCTGCCGGGCATCATGGCCGCCATCGTCGACGAGACCGGCCATGACGTGCCCAACGGCAACGGCGGCATCCTGGTGGTCAAGCGCCCATGGCCGGCGATGATCCGCACCATCTGGGGCGATCCGGAGCGCTTTAAAAAGAGTTATTTCCCCGAGGAACTGGGCGGCAAGCTCTACCTGGCTGGCGATGGCTCGATCCGCGACAAGGACACCGGCTACTTCACCATCATGGGCCGCATCGACGACGTGCTGAACGTGTCGGGCCACCGCATGGGCACGATGGAGATCGAGTCGGCGCTGGTGGCCAACCCGCTGGTGGCCGAGGCCGCGGTGGTGGGGCGCCCCGACGACATGACCGGCGAGGCGATCTGCGCCTTCGTCGTGCTCAAGCGCGCGCGCCCGAGCGGCGACGAGGCCGTCAAGATCGCCACCGAACTGCGCAACTGGGTCGGCAAGGAGATCGGCCCGATCGCCAAGCCCAGGGACATCCGCTTTGGCGACAACCTGCCCAAGACGCGCTCGGGCAAGATCATGCGGCGCCTGCTGCGGTCGCTGGCCAAGGGCGAAGAGATTACGCAGGACACCTCGACGCTGGAGAACCCGGCGATCCTCGAGCAGCTTGGCCAGTCGAGTTAG